Proteins from one Triticum aestivum cultivar Chinese Spring chromosome 7A, IWGSC CS RefSeq v2.1, whole genome shotgun sequence genomic window:
- the LOC123149111 gene encoding tubulin beta-3 chain-like yields the protein MREILHIQGGQCGNQIGAKFWEVICDEHGIDQTGKYAGDSDLQLERINVYYNEASGGRYVPRAVLMDLEPGTMDSLRSGPYGQIFRPDNFVFGQSGAGNNWAKGHYTEGAELIDSVLDVVRKEAENCDCLQGFQVCHSLGGGTGSGMGTLLISKIREEYPDRMMMTFSVFPSPKVSDTVVEPYNATLSVHQLVENADECMVLDNEALYDICFRTLKLTTPTFGDLNHLISATMSGVTCCLRFPGQLNSDLRKLAVNLIPFPRLHFFMVGFAPLTSRGSQMYRALTVPELTQQMWDSKNMMCAADPRHGRYLTASAMFRGKMSTKEVDEQMLNVQNKNSSYFVEWIPNNVKSSVCDIPPTGLKMSSTFVGNSTSIQEMFRRVSEQFTAMFRRKAFLHWYTGEGMDEMEFTEAESNMNDLVAEYQQYQDATVEEEEDYEDEQEDEEAA from the exons ATGAGGGAGATCCTCCACATCCAGGGCGGCCAGTGCGGCAACCAGATCGGGGCCAAGTTCTGGGAGGTGATCTGCGACGAGCACGGCATCGACCAGACGGGCAAGTACGCGGGCGACTCCGACCTCCAGCTCGAGCGCATCAACGTCTACTACAACGAGGCCAGCGGCGGCCGCTACGTGCCCCGCGCCGTGCTCATGGACCTCGAGCCCGGCACCATGGACTCGCTCCGCTCCGGGCCCTACGGCCAGATCTTCCGCCCCGACAACTTCGTCTTCGGCCAGTCCGGCGCCGGCAACAACTGGGCCAAGGGCCACTACACCGAGGGCGCCGAGCTCATCGACTCCGTCCTCGACGTCGTCCGCAAGGAGGCCGAGAACTGCGACTGCCTCCAGG GATTCCAGGTGTGCCACTCGCTGGGAGGAGGCACTGGCTCCGGAATGGGTACCCTGCTCATCTCCAAGATCAGGGAGGAGTACCCTGACCGGATGATGATGACATTCTCGGTGTTCCCATCGCCCAAGGTGTCTGATACTGTTGTGGAGCCATACAATGCTACCCTCTCTGTGCACCAGCTTGTTGAGAATGCGGATGAGTGCATGGTTCTTGATAACGAGGCTCTCTACGACATCTGCTTCCGGACGCTCAAGCTTACCACTCCCACCT TCGGTGATCTGAACCACCTTATCTCTGCAACCATGAGTGGTGTTACCTGCTGTCTCCGCTTCCCTGGTCAGCTGAATTCAGACCTCCGGAAGCTTGCTGTGAACCTGATCCCATTCCCACGTCTGCACTTCTTCATGGTTGGATTCGCACCGCTAACCTCGCGGGGTTCACAGATGTACCGTGCCCTCACTGTGCCCGAGCTCACCCAGCAGATGTGGGACTCAAAGAACATGATGTGCGCCGCTGACCCAAGGCACGGCCGCTACCTCACCGCCTCAGCCATGTTCCGTGGGAAGATgagcaccaaggaggtggacgaGCAGATGCTGAACGTGCAGAACAAGAACTCATCATACTTCGTTGAGTGGATCCCCAACAACGTCAAGTCGAGTGTCTGCGACATCCCGCCCACTGGCCTGAAGATGTCTTCCACATTTGTCGGCAACTCCACATCGATCCAGGAGATGTTCCGGCGCGTCAGCGAGCAGTTCACCGCCATGTTCAGGAGGAAGGCCTTCTTGCACTGGTACACGGGCGAGGGCATGGACGAGATGGAGTTCACCGAGGCCGAGAGCAACATGAACGACCTGGTGGCCGAGTACCAGCAGTACCAGGACGCGACGGTCGAGGAGGAAGAGGACTATGAGGATGAGCAGGAGGACGAGGAGGCCGCCTAA
- the LOC123149112 gene encoding dolichyl-diphosphooligosaccharide--protein glycosyltransferase subunit DAD1: MPKDTGDAKLLIQSLNKAYAATPANLKIIDLYVVFAIVTALVQVAYMGVVGSFPFNSFLSGVLSCIGTAVLAVCLRIQVNKDNKEFKDLPPERAFADFVLCNLVLHLVIMNFLG, encoded by the exons ATGCCGAAGGATACGGGTGATGCCAAGCTCCTGATCCAGTCCCTGAACAAGGCCTATGCCGCCACGCCCGCAAATCTCAAG ATCATTGATCTGTATGTTGTTTTCGCCATAGTGACTGCCCTTGTTCAG GTTGCTTACATGGGAGTAGTTGGGTCATTTCCCTTCAACTCGTTCCTCTCAGGTGTCCTGTCATGCATAGGAACTGCAGTGCTTGCTG TGTGCCTCCGTATTCAAGTCAACAAGGACAACAAGGAATTCAAG GATCTTCCTCCAGAAAGGGCCTTTGCAGATTTTGTCCTGTGCAATCTGGTGCTCCACCTGGTGATCATGAACTTCCTCGGATAA